A segment of the Trifolium pratense cultivar HEN17-A07 linkage group LG7, ARS_RC_1.1, whole genome shotgun sequence genome:
cacagaaaatataaacactattgccttgtcgaatcaatcacaatccccggcaatggcgccaaaaacttgatggataattttcgcaagtgaacgaattaccacgtagtaataaaaatatcgatccacagggattgtgtgattaaactagtctaatagtgttcataaacattatgcaagaaatacacataaattgggggtatgttgagtgatgaattgttagaaaacgtgctttgatataatggaaaagcgaggtagaatcatcggaatcacctagtctatagctaaaccacatgcaatctactatatcatacgaatctactcaagtgttcacaactggatcaacaaattagtgaatcgcaatctcttgtcaaaatccactctattcgttgtcgatactcccccgatctctcgggcggaagctacctacaacgaatgatatgaaagcgcgtcgatcgttcgctacactctatgtctcaatctctcgaccggaaacactcgagtgctcaatgcaattcagttcagaaattaaatcaatactctcgcacgtgacttaactcgacatcattacaacactaatgaaggattataaagcattaagaataGATTTGCATTGAGTAAACACATGAACAGAGTACATTCTTACATATAGCAGATCACAAttgattcatctacatcctagactatcctagatcctacctccaaaagaagcttagctcctcatgttgcttcgttcgcggcctcgcttcaacttcatggcttgagaatccatgctattgaggtgctcggagctatcctatggagtccttgatctggatcttgatgcttccaaaatcagagaataGATGAATATTGCCGAATTTTCCCCCTTAACAGAAAAatgcagaatccttatataatgaacgcaaccacgccgcgcgccagatctatcacgccgcgcgtggttgcactTTCTTCAacgacgccgcgcgtgtaacggtatcacgcggcgcgtgatcaaatctgaggtctctgatcttcaactctgccatcttcacgccgcgcgtgatagctccacgccccTGGTGTAGTTGTTCCTCTtctcttcacgccgcgcgtggtcaaggctacgccgcgcgtgaccaagtcagagagcaatccaattctgatcaaagcttcacgccgcgcgtggtaggcatcacgccgcgcgtgatcaaagtgaaaacttggctccctgtgatctccatcacgcggcgcgtgatgggctacgcccccagcgtagtgaaaatcagcaatttcctgcaatttttcctgttgtcttgcaaaacaagtaatcaagcttatgattagatttctcttacatttattgcttaaaacctactaaaatgcatttaacgttgctaaaataggcatggattagagagtgtgacgatccgtcatcaggGACAAAGGGTCCCCTTGTCGAACGCCTCTCATAGGGGTAAAAGTGTCAGTTTTATCTCCAttccataaaattttataagaaGTGGATGTGATACAATGatgaataatattaataagCTTAGGGGGGAACTTACAATCAGTCAGACACTTCTCAACAAAGTTCCAATTAAGACGATCGTACGCTTTTTCAAGATCAATCTTAATGgacataaacatttttttacctTTCATTCTAGCCATAGAATGCATCATCTCTTGGGCCACAACAATATTATGATGAATAGTACGCCCCAAAATGAAACTCGATTGATATGGGGAGATGATGCCATCCAAGAGGGGCTTGATTCTATTAACAATCACTTttgtaataattttataaacaacattACATAAAGCAATAGGACGAAATTGAGAAATAAACTCGGGTTTATCCACTTTAGGAATCAAAACAAGTAGTGTATTATTAATTGAAGAAATAAGTGAAGGGTTAGACCACACCTGATTCACGTAGTGATACACAGAGCCACCAACAATATCCCAATTTTGTTGGAAAAAGAATGCAGGAAATCCATCTTCACCAGGGGCTTTATAAGGGCCTATATCAAAAAGGGCTTGCTTACACTCTAAGTAATGCACCAGGGAGCTCAACTTGTGATGTTCGGTCTCAAGATTCTGAGGGTAAGTCGTCCATGAAACAACAGGGTCGCGGACTGGCTTGTCTTCATGATATAAATTAAGGTAGAAATTCCTTACCATGTTGCTGAGATTTTCTTGATCCTCAATCCATTCTCCTGCCTCATTTCTAAGGGAAACAATCTTGTTACGACGTCTTCTAACAATTGTTTTTGAGTGGTAGTACTTCGTATTTCGGTCACCATCAGCAATCCATTTCCCTCTTGACTTTTGGTACCATAGACATTCTTCTTGATACAAAGTAGTCGCGAGTTGATCTTGAAGCTCCTTTTCCAGAGACTCGAGAAAATTGCTATAACCATAATTTAGACTGTTCTGGATCCCATTCAGTCTTGCCAAAAGCTccttctttcttttaaaaatatttccaaaaacCTCTTTGTTCCAGACTTTTAGATTATCAGTGAGATTGTTTAAGAGAAACACCAAATCTCTTCCCCTGTTCCAATTTTCCTGAAGGACCTGTTTAAAATTCTCATGAGTATTCCAAGCAGCTTTAAATCTGAAAGGTCGATTTCTCCCTTCATTAGGCTCCCCTTCATATAGAACAATAATAGGATGGTGATCGGATTGAACACGGGGAAGCACTTTAGCAAAACCATCATGGTATTTTAATCTCCAAGAGACGTTACACAAAACTCGATCAAGTTTTTTAAAGACTCTGTCCCTCCCATTCCAAAGAGGTCCCCTCCAAGTAAACTTTGTTCCCGCAGTAGTGACCTCCATAAGGTTGCACTCATTAATCCACCTGTTGAATTGCAAACATTTTCCTATATCTGCTTGCACTCCCCCTTTTTTTTCATCTGGACTAGCAATCTCATTAAAGTCACCCATCACGAGCCAAGGTTCAGTAATATTTGATGCTAATTGATGAATATGATGCCAGGTCTCGCTTCTCTCATTCTCACGAGGGCTAGCATAAACCACAGTTAGAAGCCAAGGGTCCACGTCTTTTTCCTTAACCTGCACATGAAGAAAGTGAAAGTTAGTTTTGATAAGGTGGACCTTGATATCCAATCTATTCCACATAATCCAAATACCGCCAGAGAAACCTCTAGCTtcctctaaaataaaatatttaaaacccaatttttttatagtattgCGAGCAATAGTGCCACTACACCGCGTCTCTTGTAAAGCAACTAAGTCTACTTTATTATTCCTGCAAAAATTAATAAGTGCTCTTCGAAATTTTTTTCCTTGAGCACCCCTGCAATTCCATGTAATAActctcattaaaaaaataattaaaataaagtaaaacaatgaaagataaaaaacaCTCATTATAATATCATAGAGCAAGCCTGAGCACGCCCTTCGTCCGGGCTATTTTTTTGCATGTTCAAACCATCATTCGCACTAGATTGAAGCTCTTCCATTTGCATTTCAACTAAGTCATCTCCATTGATCCCCTTCATGTTGGGACGTTGATGTAAAGAGCTGGAGGAGGTTGGATTTTGAATAATCACACTATCATGTCCTTTTTGAGATTTATCTCCATGATGAGCTTGAAGTGCACTATCTCTTTGGACTTGTAATGATCCATTCCCACTTTTTGCTACACGTGTAATATTAGTAGGATTAGTGGAATTGATACTTGGGATGACTTGAGTCATACTACTAGTTTCCTCATtcaatcttttctttttcattcggACCTTAGCTTTTTGGTTAGGTCCAATAAGCGGGTCCATTTCTTCATTTTGGATCTTCTTTTTCATATTGAGATAACTTTCCTTATCAGGGAAACCATATTTGGTATGTTGTTGTAATTGCCCCCCTTTTAATAGCTCATTATTGCCATGATTCTTGgatttattgtttcttttttttctttgaaccTTGATCCAATCACCATGCAACAAATTAAGAATGTTACTAACTTCCATACTATTTTTTTCCTCCCCATTAATAGCTGCATTATTAACAACGGTACTATTTTGATCATTTCCAAATCGTTCAACATCCGGTTCAACTTGCTTGGTTGGTTCAGTTCCTGGTTCAGCGAGTTTAAGGACCGGTTCAGTTGGTTTAAGGACCGGTTCACTCGTTTTTTTTCACGTTCATTCTTCCTGCCACTGTCAACATCTGTTACTGATTGCTTCGTCGGCGGCGCACAATCTTTCATCAAATGGCCATAACAACCACAATGTGTACAAATTATGTGTAGACCCTCGTATTGCACTTGATACCATTCGCCGTTTATCCCTACGCGACCAACCACCGGCTTTGTGAGATCAACTTCAACACACATACGAGCGAATCTTCCTCGAGCAACCTTCAAAGTTTGAAGATCCACTTTGATAGGATTTCCTACCATTGAAGCTATAGCCCATAAGACACTCTCATCGTAGAAAACAAGATTAAGACTCGGAATTCATATCCACGCCATGGTTTTGTCAATCTTTGCGGTGGAAGCATTAAAATTAGGTGTCCATTGTCGCACCATCAAATAACGATCATATATCATCCATGGACCTTCATTGATGACTTTGTTTTTGTCTTCCTCTCCATCAAACTTGACCATGTAAAAAGCATTTCTGACGTCCATTAACTCAATTCCTCCCATGAGTTTCCAAATGTTCTCTAGTTTGTTCTTCATAGTGTTGTATCCAAGATTTTTGCCGAGGAGTTTAACCACTAGCGCATCCTTCCAAGGTGTACTCAAATCTTCCATAACCATCTTCTCCACATGAAGCATAGGCATCAAACGATTACCTTGTACAAGTTCAATCTTTGCCATGTTGTTCGCGATGAGATCAACTTTTTCTCTAACCGCATGCATTTTAGTTCCCAGCACCTTATCTCGAAACGACACCTTGATGGTGTCTTCATTTGATCTTGAGTAATCACGGTGTTGGTCATCTGGTGGTTCAGGTGGCTTTTGTGGCGGCGGCGGCCGTACTGATGTAAAGGTGAAAACCATTGCTCACAAGGGTTGCACGGTGCACAACATGTTTTCAAGAGTTGGATTTATAGACCCACCACATCTTATTGTATGTCATCAATacttgattttttgtttttacttttctttctctttcttctcaACCCAACATAAAAATCTCTCTCCTTTCACAGCCAAGGTGCGATACTTTATCAAAAACTCTTATTCACCATCACCCACTCTGCATGTTATtgatctttgtttttgtttacatTATTCCATCTATTGATGATATTGAATATTCTTCCTTGTTTCTAATATTGAACTATAgcaaacaaattaattttaatataacaaAGAGAATATGGGGAAAACATGCAGAGACCATGATAATGGAAGTGGTAGGGAATATAAAATTCCGGCACGGCGGAGATGTGTTTCCGACACGGTGGTCGCCGAAAAATCGCTccaatcataaaataaatttaggggTTTTGTTGCCGATGTCAAACGAAAGAAAATCGTAGTCCGATTTTTCCATATGCGGCTGCCGGTGGCCATGGCGGCTGGAAAAAATGAGGTGTCAGTTGGGGTTTTTAAAATCTttctaatttgaaatttaatatgTCGTTTTATGCAGAGGGGGAAGAGAGAAATTAAATATTGGTGATTACTTGGCCAAACTACGGCCTTGGGACACAAAGATTTGGTTTGTTCCACGGCGAAGAATAGATTGTTGTGAGGAAGGagaatgaaacttttttttttaataaaaaattaaaagcagaataaaaaattaaaatttaactaATATAATACACAAAATACATGATAATATCTTATGCCATATTTTGATCCAACGGTAGAAACAAGTCTTGCATGGTGCAAGACTTAAATGAGTCTTTCACGGTAGACATCGCCATAATTATATACTAGCGTGCAGACGGGCACTCTCGTGCCCGTCTGTCcgctctttttattttgttattgcaCTAACGTGTATATATTTGACTATTATGtgtgaaaacaacaaaaaaaaaacttgaaaaatacacacattgtagtaaaaataagacaaaaaaatccagcaccataaataaaaaataaaaaaaagacttaaaaaacaaaatcatggaACAGAGTGTGTGACAATGTCTTTCATTTTTAATGTgacttaatttgttgtttttcaaaaaccaactatttatatatatgtgaaaaatctataatataatatttttatccaACTTAGCAGAATAGAAAAAACGGAACACACAGACGGCCACtggattgaaaaaaataataagaaataaaattaaagtacatGTTAGCGTAATAGAAAAAGTGGATCACACAACAGGCACGGAACGTGTCCGCTTCTTTTGGCATCTAGCGGTCAAACGGACAAGTTCTGTGCCCGTTTGTGTGGTCTGCGTTTTTTATTTTGCTATCATATATAAACTGTAAATATTTTactaagaatttaatttttattcaattcaatttttgtagttttcatttaaataaaagttatattttatGTGAATTGATTGACATAAAAACAACTTGTTACCAATATATGTTAATATGTGatcttatatttgaaaaaatgtgATCTTATATTTGAAAAGTATTTTCAAAAAGACTCCATTCGATGTGTAGAACATAAGAATGAAAGTTCATGATGGTTgtcaatagaaaaaaaaaaactttgaacaTAAAATGACAATCCATTTTCATAACTATCAATGTTCCGGTCAAGATAAGTATTTATAGAGAGAGATATACATCCATAGTTAAAAATAAGACAAACTATATGTTTGTTAATTGTTGATTTCATGATCATACATGTCTTTGTGAagataaaaaatagatttttgacTTAAAACAATAATCAAACTTCTCTCTAATCTTCTACTTCTTCTTTAATCATTTTGTGTGCCTTTCGTAAGGATGACCTGTTTTCATACTTTTTTCCTTGCTATAGTCTTCTCCCACTCTTTCCCCTTCTTTtctatatgtatttttttgttgttaatggTGTGAAGTGTCTTCTCTCCTCGTCAACCTTGAACAGATGCCAAATAGAAAATTGAGATTGTAAAGCGTACAATAAGTTTCGTTAAAAAATGGAAGTACAAAAGAGACAATTAATGCTAAGATACAATGACATCAatcatcaaaattgaaaaatgaggTTTTTATCTTTTggaaaaattacaatttttggaaaaattaaGATATAATTACTGGAAAAATAGAAAGAGTAGAAAAATACCTTTTGTGTGTGATTTTTCCTTCAATGTTATAGCATATACTCGTTGTAGGTGTGAAGCCCCTGATGCATGACAAACCTTTTATGCTTTTCAAAAAATGTCAATATGATTTCCcatctttcttttctctctgaCATTTACTTTTATCTTTTGCAACGATTTTGAAATTAGGTCTGAAATAAgatgtaaaaaattaaatagaaaagtagaaatgaaatcaattgaatgaaaaaaaaagcataGCCTTATATTAATGTCTATGATGTAAgcacaattgaaaaaaaaaaacaaagaaggtTGTCCCTAACGTCCATGAATTTGTAGTGAAAACATTCCAAATATATATGTACTACAATATATAAAtgacgataaaaaaaaaataattgatgctCTAAATtcctaaaaattaaaagataaaatatgttCATTTTCTTTGTATTCAATTGCTGCTTAAATATTGTACTCTAAATACAAAACTACcatgagtaaaaaataaaacttataattaaatatttggttGTTCTAAAACACttgcagattcaatcaaaaAGTAGAATCCATTTCATTGAGATACTCCATGAGATGTTCATTCAATCATCGGTAGTAACAAAGACTCAACCAAACATGAAATGTGATTATCGCATGGTAGTAACAATTGAAACAAAGAATGAGTATATATTTTACCAGCATTCTCAAACttcaactaataataaaatatttcaaatactGAGTATATACATGGTTGAAGGCTTGAAGCCATTTGAACACTTttgtagaaagagaaaaaaattcgAACCAATATTAATGAACAacacaaatgagaaaaaaaattgaacaaccATTAATGCACAACACAAATGATGAACactaacaaagaaaaaataacaatagATGAAGAACCAAAGAGAAAGGGAGGGAGTGAGAGAAAGAGTCTTGAAATTGAAGCACCATCACTGACATGGTCTTCCATTGTGCGTATTTTTAATGTTAAAGATCAACAGAAAAGATGGATGTGAAACAAAAATCGTAGTGAAACATTTGTTTGTCGCATTGATGATGTCACTGCGTTTCAATTTCAATGAATGGACTTCTGCAATTAAACATTAACAAATTTGgataaaaattaaagacatatatCAATCAAATATTAGAAGAAAAGTTAAGAAGAGTGTGTAGAATTGCCTCACTCACATGACTACCCTTAAAATAATTAGAAGAAATGACAATAAATAGTTATATTTCTTActtgtattttttgttgataggtGTAACCTTTCTTACTTAAATTTCCATGATTTTGACCATGGCATCACTGAGAAATTGTAAGGTTGAATCTCATTTTATGATTTAAaaacccttaattttttttttgacaaataaaagcCCTTTAATTAAGACTACTATATGAAGTGAAAAGGAGAAAACAAAAGGAGAAGAAGGGGTGTATTCAAATGGTAGTGGAATGAAAGGATGTGTAGTGTTGGAAGATAATATAAGCcgttaacataatttttttgaaatggtAACCGATATaagatttgatttttgaatattttgggatttttaaaaaaaggctacaccaaatAAAATTCCGGCACGGCGGAGATGTGTTTCCGACACGGTGGTCGCCGACAAATCGCTccaatcataaaataaatttaggggTTTTGTTGCCGATGTCAAACGAAAGAAAATCGTAGTCCGATTTTTCCATATGCGGCTGCCGGTGGCCATGGCGGCTGGAAAAAAATGAGGTGTCAGTTGGGGTTTTTAAAATCTttctaatttgaaatttaatatgTCGTTTTATGCAGAGGGGGAAGAGAGAAATTAAATATTGGTGATTACTTGGCCAAACTACGGCCTTGGGACACAAAGATTTGGTTTGTTCCACG
Coding sequences within it:
- the LOC123896340 gene encoding uncharacterized protein LOC123896340, with the protein product MVFTFTSVRPPPPQKPPEPPDDQHRDYSRSNEDTIKVSFRDKVLGTKMHAVREKVDLIANNMAKIELVQGNRLMPMLHVEKMVMEDLSTPWKDALVVKLLGKNLGYNTMKNKLENIWKLMGGIELMDVRNAFYMVKFDGEEDKNKVINEGPWMIYDRYLMVRQWTPNFNASTAKIDKTMAWI